One Turneriella parva DSM 21527 genomic region harbors:
- a CDS encoding limonene-1,2-epoxide hydrolase family protein — MIKVETSATTVVEEFLHALETLDMATAEALLDDNVVYQNVPLPADRGKTAAIATLKNFMRIATAFEVRMHSIAERDGVVLTERTDILSGPGVHLEFWVCGTFTVKNGKITEWKDYFDILTVMGQIAKSSPGIAAAFVKSLFNR; from the coding sequence ATGATTAAAGTAGAAACCAGTGCAACAACTGTCGTCGAAGAGTTTCTGCACGCACTTGAAACTCTCGACATGGCCACAGCCGAAGCGTTGCTCGATGACAACGTGGTATACCAGAACGTACCGCTGCCCGCCGACCGCGGTAAGACGGCGGCAATAGCGACGCTCAAGAATTTTATGCGCATCGCCACCGCCTTCGAAGTGCGCATGCACTCCATTGCCGAGCGTGACGGCGTCGTGCTCACCGAGCGCACCGACATTCTCTCGGGGCCGGGCGTACATCTTGAATTCTGGGTTTGCGGCACCTTTACCGTCAAGAACGGCAAGATCACCGAGTGGAAAGATTACTTCGATATTCTGACCGTGATGGGCCAGATCGCAAAAAGCTCACCCGGCATCGCCGCCGCGTTCGTCAAGAGCCTCTTTAACCGGTAA
- the prpB gene encoding methylisocitrate lyase, protein MPWMFDKREYDAPQRMKALLAGKEIIQTPGAHDVLTGLMAKKLGFKALYISGAAFSASRGMPDIGYFTVTELAEYVRGLYQATNLPILVDVDTGFGEVVHIPRMVLEMEGAGAAMVQMEDQKLPKKCGHLEGKELVTGDEMCRKIEAFAKTRNKLMLLARTDAHAMYGIEEAIKRAKMYVNAGADAIFPEALKTEAEFKQFAAEVKVPLLANMTEFGKTPYFKAKDLESWGYKLVIYPVTSLRSQMKAVERVFTAIKNDGSQEAEVKNMQTRQELYDLIDYAGYGEFDEGVAKSKYL, encoded by the coding sequence ATGCCATGGATGTTTGACAAACGCGAATACGACGCCCCGCAGCGAATGAAAGCCCTGCTCGCAGGTAAAGAAATCATTCAGACCCCCGGTGCACACGATGTGCTGACGGGCCTTATGGCAAAGAAGCTGGGTTTTAAAGCGCTCTACATCTCGGGGGCGGCATTTTCTGCCTCGCGCGGCATGCCCGACATCGGTTATTTTACAGTGACAGAACTCGCCGAATACGTGCGCGGCCTATACCAGGCGACAAACCTGCCGATTCTGGTCGATGTGGATACGGGTTTCGGTGAAGTCGTGCATATTCCGCGAATGGTGCTCGAAATGGAAGGCGCCGGCGCTGCGATGGTGCAAATGGAAGACCAGAAGCTGCCAAAGAAGTGCGGCCACCTTGAAGGCAAAGAACTCGTGACGGGTGATGAAATGTGCCGCAAGATCGAGGCATTCGCCAAAACCCGCAACAAGCTGATGCTGCTCGCACGCACCGATGCGCATGCGATGTATGGCATTGAAGAAGCGATCAAGCGCGCGAAGATGTATGTCAACGCCGGCGCCGACGCAATTTTTCCAGAAGCGCTTAAAACCGAAGCCGAGTTTAAACAGTTTGCCGCAGAGGTGAAAGTGCCTCTGCTCGCGAACATGACTGAATTCGGCAAGACTCCCTATTTCAAAGCCAAAGACCTGGAATCATGGGGCTACAAACTTGTTATCTATCCAGTGACGTCGCTGCGTTCGCAGATGAAGGCGGTTGAGCGTGTGTTCACCGCAATCAAGAACGACGGCTCGCAAGAAGCCGAAGTGAAGAATATGCAGACCCGCCAAGAACTCTACGACCTTATCGACTACGCCGGCTACGGTGAGTTTGACGAAGGAGTAGCGAAGAGCAAATACCTCTAG
- a CDS encoding M18 family aminopeptidase, whose amino-acid sequence MTLPEFLDSSPSPAWAAETAAQMLAAAGFVSVVDAAATEARRYYLRPQPGMLFAVSLPENKKGVQLAFRIIGAHTDSPHLRLKPNADFTREGMRLIATEVYGGALLYTWFDRDLGLAGEVYFQHGDSIAQKLLRIDRAIASVPSLAIHLQRAVTEEGFAPNKQNETNAIFSGEINSKTLREFIAAEAGVAEAEILSYDLSLFDTQKAQQTGLQKEYLASARLDNLVSCYAALTALLGSGAEDTIQIVALYDHEEIGSNSESGAESALTEKLLRSIQVRLHLSDAEYDASLAKSIFLSADMAHGVHPNYADKHDAQNRPRLGGGVTLKVNQNRRYASSAATQAAFYDICKRHHLPHQTYTHRNDLPCGSTIGPTVSARLGVPTMDAGIAMLAMHSIRETCAYADVEVYKKFMESFLRVS is encoded by the coding sequence ATGACACTGCCCGAATTTCTCGACAGCTCGCCCTCGCCCGCCTGGGCGGCAGAGACCGCGGCGCAAATGCTCGCCGCTGCGGGCTTTGTTTCTGTTGTCGACGCTGCTGCAACCGAGGCGCGGCGCTATTACCTGCGACCGCAGCCCGGCATGCTGTTCGCCGTTTCGCTGCCTGAAAATAAAAAAGGCGTGCAGCTGGCGTTTCGCATTATCGGCGCGCACACCGACTCACCGCATCTGCGGTTAAAGCCCAATGCAGATTTTACCCGCGAGGGCATGCGGCTAATCGCGACCGAAGTTTATGGGGGTGCGCTGCTCTATACCTGGTTCGACCGCGATCTGGGCCTTGCAGGCGAGGTCTACTTTCAGCACGGCGACAGCATCGCGCAGAAGCTCTTACGCATTGATCGGGCGATTGCGAGCGTACCCTCGCTCGCAATTCATCTGCAGCGGGCGGTAACCGAAGAAGGTTTCGCGCCCAATAAACAGAACGAAACGAATGCGATCTTTTCGGGCGAAATCAACTCGAAAACGCTGCGCGAGTTCATTGCAGCAGAAGCTGGCGTCGCCGAGGCAGAAATATTGAGCTACGATCTCTCATTATTCGACACGCAAAAAGCGCAGCAGACCGGATTGCAAAAAGAATACCTGGCTTCTGCCCGGCTCGATAACCTCGTGAGCTGCTATGCCGCGCTGACGGCTCTGCTGGGTAGTGGAGCAGAAGATACGATCCAGATCGTTGCGCTCTACGACCACGAAGAAATCGGCAGCAATTCAGAAAGCGGCGCCGAATCGGCGCTGACTGAAAAGCTGCTGCGCTCCATTCAGGTAAGGCTTCACCTCAGCGACGCCGAATACGATGCGTCATTGGCGAAGAGTATCTTTTTGTCTGCAGATATGGCGCACGGGGTACATCCTAATTATGCCGACAAACACGACGCACAGAACCGGCCGCGTTTGGGCGGCGGCGTCACGCTGAAGGTGAACCAAAACCGGCGTTACGCAAGTTCAGCGGCGACGCAGGCGGCGTTTTATGACATCTGCAAACGGCATCATTTGCCGCACCAGACGTACACGCACCGCAATGATCTGCCTTGCGGCAGCACGATCGGCCCGACGGTCAGCGCCAGGCTCGGCGTGCCAACGATGGATGCCGGCATTGCGATGCTCGCGATGCACTCGATTCGTGAAACCTGCGCTTACGCAGACGTTGAAGTGTACAAGAAATTCATGGAATCGTTCCTAAGGGTTTCCTGA
- a CDS encoding ArsR/SmtB family transcription factor: MQLREYERMFKALSDKQRLRILALLSRRPLVVNDIKLMLRLSMPTISQHLSILRDADLVLDNKQGRWVEYSIHPQLMDGKSLPSVIYKELKDFFDGDETLNLDFDFLDTINSRTGQVGS; the protein is encoded by the coding sequence GTGCAATTGCGCGAATACGAACGCATGTTCAAAGCGCTCTCTGATAAGCAGCGCCTGCGTATTCTGGCGCTACTTTCGAGGCGGCCGCTCGTGGTCAACGACATCAAATTGATGCTGCGCCTTTCGATGCCCACGATCTCGCAACACCTTTCGATCTTGCGTGACGCCGACCTCGTGCTCGATAACAAGCAGGGCAGGTGGGTTGAGTACTCGATACATCCTCAACTGATGGATGGCAAATCGCTGCCCTCGGTCATCTATAAAGAACTCAAAGATTTCTTCGACGGCGACGAGACACTTAATTTAGATTTTGATTTTTTGGATACTATCAATAGCCGAACCGGACAGGTTGGTTCCTAA